GGCCTTCATCGTCGCGGAAGTACTCGGCCACGGTGAGGCCGCTCAGGGCGACGCGGAGGCGCGCGCCGGGCGGTTCGGTCATCTGGCCGTAGATCAGCGCCACCTTGGACTTGGTCCAGTCGGTGGGATCGAGCACGCCGGACTCCTGCATTTCGAGCCACAGGTCGTTGCCCTCGCGCGTGCGCTCGCCGACGCCGGCGAAGACGCTGACGCCGCCGTGCTGCATGGCGATGTTGTTGATCAGCTCCATGATGATGACCGTCTTGCCGACGCCCGCGCCGCCGAACAGGCCGATCTTGCCGCCGCGCAGGTAGGGCTCGAGCAGGTCGATCACCTTGATGCCGGTCTCGAACATCTCGGTCGTGGTGGACTGCTCTTCGAACGGGGGCGCGGGACGGTGGATCGGGTAGCGCTTTTCGGTCAGCACGGGGCCCATCTCGTCGACGGGCTGGCCGAGCACGTTGAGCACGCGGCCCAGCGTCTGCTTGCCCACGGGCATGGTGATGGGCTCGCCGAGGGAGACGGCCTTCATGCCGCGCACGAGTCCTTCCGTCGGCTGCAGCGCCACCGTGCGGACGCGGCCTTCGCCGAGGTGCTGCATCACTTCCGCCGTGACGTCGATGGGGAACGGCGTGTCGAACCCTTCGCTGGTGATGCGCACCGCCGTGTAGATGACGGGCACCTGCCCTTCGGGAAACTGGATGTCCACGGCCGGGCCGGCCACCTGGACCACCTTGCCGATCACTTGCGTGTTGGTTGCTTCGCTCATCTTGTCGGAAACCTCACTCCAGGGCGCTGGCCCCGCTGACCACCTCGATAATCTCGCGCGTGATGCTGGCCTGGCGGACGCGGTTCATGTAAAGCGTCAGCTTGTTGATCACCTCGCCGGCGTTGGTCGTCGCCGCGTCCATGGCCGTCATGCGGGCGGCCTGCTCGGCGGCCGCCGATTCAAGAAACGCCTCGAGCACCTGCAGCACGATGAATTCGGGCAGGAGCTTTTCGAGCATCTGCATGGGCGGCTGCTCGAAGATGTACTCGCGCGGCGCGGCGCCCGCCTGCGGCATCTGGATGGGCAGGATCTTCTTCAGCGTCACGCGCTGCGAGAGCACGCTCTTGAACTCGTTGTAAATCAGGTAGACGGCGTCCGCCTCGCCGGAGATGAAGCGTTCGATCAGCTTTCCGCCGAGCTGTTCGGCTTCCGTCTGCCCGGCGCTCTGGCTGATGCCGGTCGTCTCTCCGCTGATCTTCACCGGACGCTTGACGAAGAAGTCGCGCCCCTTGCGGCCGACGAGCTCGAGCTGCACTTCCTGCTCCGGCCGCTCGGCGAGGAACTGCTGGGCGGCCTTGATCAGGTTCGAGTTGAACGCTCCGGCCAGGCCGCGGTCGGCGGTGATGAGCACGAGCTGGACGCGGCGCTCGGGCCGCACGGCCAGCAGAGGCAGCTTTTCCACCAGTTCGGGGCCGGCGGCGGCGACCACGTCGCCCAGAAGCTCGCTGGCCATGCGGGCGTAAGGCCGGGCGTTGATCACACGGTCCTGCGCGCGGCGCAGCCGCGCCGAGGCGACCATCTTCATGGCGCGCGTGATCTGCTGCGTGTTCTTGACCGAGCGGATGCGGCGCCGGATATCGATCAGGCTGGGCATGGTGCCTCCGCGCTACTGGAGCTTGTGCTCGGCCTTGAAGCGCTGCTTGAACTCGGCCATCATCTTCTCGATCCGCGCCTTCAGGTCTTCGCTGATCGCTTTCTTCTCGCGGATCTCGGCCGGAATCTCGGGATGCGTGGCATCCACGTAGCGGTAGAGCTCGGCCTCGAATTGCTGGCAGGCTTCCACCGGCAGATCGTCCAGGTACCCGTTGACGCCGGCGAACAGGATCAGCACCTGCTTCTCGACCGGCAGCGGATGATACTGCGGCTGCTTGAGGATTTCCGTCAGGCGCCGGCCGCGGTTCAGCTGCGCCTGCGAGGCTTTGTCGAGGTCGGAGCCGAACTGCGCGAACGCCGCCAGGGCGCGGTACTGGGCGAGGTCGAGGCGGAGCGAGCCGGCCACCTGCTTCATGGCCTTGATCTGCGCGTTGCCGCCGACGCGGCTCACCGAGATGCCGACGTCGACCGCCGGGCGGATGTTCGAGTTGAACAGGTCCGTCTGGAGGAAGATCTGGCCGTCGGTGATCGAGATGACGTTGGTGGGGATGTAGGCGGAGACGTCGCCGGCCTGGGTTTCAATGAAGGGCAGCGCGGTGAGCGAGCCGCCGCCGAGCTTCTCGTTCAGCTTCGCCGCGCGCTCGAGCAGGCGCGAGTGCAGGTAGAACACGTCGCCCGGGTAAGCCTCGCGTCCCGGGGGCCGCCGCAGCAGCAGCGAGATCTCGCGGTAGGCGGCCGCCTGCTTGCTGAGGTCGTCGTAGATGCAGAGGGCGTGGCCGCCGCGGTCGCGGAAGTATTCGCCCATGGCGCAGCCGGCGTACGGGGCGATGTACTGCAGCGCGGCCGACTCGCTCGCCGTGGCGGCGACGACGATCGTGTAGTCCATGGCGCCGTAGTCGGTGAGCGTCTTGACGACCTGCGCCACGGTGGAGCGCTTCTGGCCGATGGCGACGTAGATGCAGATGACGTCCTGGCCCTTCTGGTTGATGATGGTGTCGATCGCGATGGCGGTCTTGCCGGTCTGGCGGTCGCCGATGATGAGCTCGCGCTGGCCGCGGCCGATGGGGATAAGGGCGTCGATGGCCTTGATGCCGGTCTGCAGCGGCTCGCGCACGGGTTTGCGGTCGATGACGCCGGGCGCGAGGCGCTCGACGGGGCCGTAGTGCTCGGTCTTGATGGGCCCCTTGTCGTCGATGGGCTCGCCGAGAGCGTTGACGACGCGGCCGATGAGCGCCTCGCCCACCGGCACGGACATGATGCGCCGCGTGCGGCGCACTTCGTCGCCTTCCTTGATGACGTGCGGCTCGCCGAGCAGCACGACGCCCACCTCGTCTTCCTCGAGGTTCATGGCCAGGCCCACAACGCCGTGGGGCAGCTCCACCAGCTCGCCCGCCATCACCTTGTCGAGCCCGTGTACGCGCGCGATGCCGTCGCCTACCGTGACCACATACCCGGTTTCGGCGACTTCCACCGCCTTGTCGTAGCTCTCGATCTCCTCCCGCAGCACGCGGGCGATTTCATCGGCACGAATCTGAGCCATAACTGAAATTCCTGTCTGATCTGCCTCGTGTCAACTTCCGCTCACCAACCGCCGCCGCAACGCGTCCAGATGCCCCCGCACGGAACCGTCGAAAACCGAGGAGCCGATCCGCACCGCCACGCCGCCCACCAGCCCCGCGTCCACCGCATAGCCGCAGCGCACCTGGCCGCCGGTGGCGCGCGCCAGAGCCTCTTCAATCGCTTTTTTCTGCTCTTCCGTCACCGGCAGAGCGCTGCGCACTTCGGCGCGCACGATGCCTTCAGCTTCGTCGAGCAGCGCCTGGTAGCGGTCCCGGATCTGCTCGAGCAGCGCCAGCCGCCTCTTCTTCGTCACAACGTTGAGAAAATTCCGCACCGGACGGCCCGCTCCGATGGCCTCGCACAGCCGCGCAATCACGCGCATTTTGTGCCCGTGGTCGACCACCGGCGACAGCAGCGCCGTGCGCAGATCCCGGCTTTCGCGGAACAGCGCCGCGAACTGCGAGATCTGGTCCAGAGCCGCTTCGGCAGCCGCCGCGCCGCCTTCCGCCTGCGCCACTTCCAGCAGCGCCTTCGCGTATTGGTTGGCCAGAGCCAGTTCCGCCATGCCGTGCTCCTAGTTCCTACCGTCGAGCGAGCGCACGAACCGCTCCACCAGACGCTCCTGCGCGCCGCGGGCCACTTCTCCGGCCAGCCGCTTCTCCGCCATCTCCACGGCGAGATCGACGGCCATGGCGCGCAGCTCCTTTTTCGCGTGATCCACGGCCGAAGCGATCTCGAGCTGCGCCTGCTGCTCGACTTTCTCGAGCAGCCGCTGCGTTTCGGCCTGCATCTCGCGCGCCTCGACGGCCATTTCCTCGGCGGCCTGCATTTTCAACGCCTCGATTTCGAGCTCGAGGAAGGCCACCTTCTCTTCCACGGCCCTCGTGTGCCGCTCGGCTTCAGCCGCCTTCTTCTGGGCCTGCTCCAGCTGCTTGAGGATGGCGGCCTGCTGACTCCGCAACGCGGGCAGGCCGAACTTCACGGCAAGGAAGCCCAGGCCCGCGGCCAGAATGGCGAAGTTGAACCACTTGTAGCCGAGATACGGGTCGCCCCCGTGCTCTTCGCCGTGTCCGGCGGCCTCCGGGGAAGCCAGCGCCAGAGACGCCGCCATCACCGCCAGCAGCAGGATCCGCCTCATTGCGCCCTCCCGGCCAGCACGGTCTCCGCGATCGCATCCGCGAGGCGCGCCGCTTCCTCGCGCAGGGCCTGCCTGGCGTTTTCCGCTTCCGCCTGAATCTCGGCTTTGGCCGCTTCCACCCGCTCCCGCGCCCGCTGCCGCGCCTCGGCCAGCAGCGCCGCGCGCTCGGCGGCCATCCGTTTGCGCTCGGCCTCCTGCTGATCGAAGATCTCTGCCTGGGCCTGACGCAGGCTGTTTTCGTATTCCTGGATGCGCGCCTGCGCCCGCTCCATCGCCGCCTGGCAGGACTCGAGCACGCCTTCCGTCCGCTGCCGCCGCTCCTCGATCACGCGGTCCAGGGGCTGGAAAAGAACTTTCTTGAGGAACCAGTGGAGGAGGATGACCAGGAAGAATGTGGGCAAGGCTCGAACGATGATGCCTTGCAGGGCATGAAATATCTGTTCCATCGCGACGCGTTTCGAGAGAAGCGGACAGGGCCGGAAGCGGAACCGGGGCCCTGAAGGAACGGCGAACGGCGCGCCGGCCCGAAAGAAAAGGCTATCACGGTCTGATTCAGGGGGTCAAACCGGCCCGGAAAGGAAAAAGGGCCGGACCCGCGGCTGCGGGACCGGCCCTGATCCTTTGCGCGGCGGAAGAGTCTCAGGCGCGCACGGGCTTGTCGGTCACCCGGAAGTTCTTCTCGTCGAAGTAGAGCACCTTGCCCTGCCGGTAGCTCATCACGGCCATGGTGATCACCACCTGGGCGCGGGCTGCGGTTTCCACGTCGAGCGTGGGCTTCTGGCGCGTGCGCATGCAGTCGAGGAAGTTGCCGATGTGCGCCATCATCGTGTCCTTGTTCTCGACCTCGATCTTGATCGGCTCCTCGCCGAACTTCTCCTTGTACTCCGCGCTGATGACGCGCTTTTCGGGCTTCACCGTGATGAACGGCGCATAGCCTTCGAACCGGCCGTGCTCGACCATCACGATCGTTCCCTCGTGGCCGCGCACCGTGCCGGGGATGTGTTCGGAGTTGGCCATGGAGCTCGACAGCACCACCGAGAAGCCTTTCGGGTATTCGGCGATCATGTGGAAGGTGTCGGGCACCTCGCGCTCGTCCTTGAAGACGTAGATGCCGCCGGAAGCGGCCACGCGGTGCGGATACTGCGGCTCGCCCCAGCAGATGTTGAACGGCGCCATCACATGGAAGAACAGATCCGTGGCGATGCCGCCCGAGTAGTCCCAATACTTGCGGAAGCGGAAGAAGCGGTCGGCGTCATAGGGGCGCCTGGGCGCCTTGCCGAGCCACATCTTCCAGTCGATGTAATCGTCGCCCTTGGCCTCGGGGCCGGCGGCGGGGTCGATCTTCCAGTTCCACTCGCCTTCGACGGAGTTGCGGTGGTAGGAGCCCTGGCTCATGATCATCTTGCCGATCATGCCGTCGGCGATGGCCTTGCGCGCCTTCCACCACTGGTCGCCGGAGGTCGTCTGCGAGCCCACCTGCACGACGCGGCCGGTTTCGCGCACGGTGTTGATGAGCGCCTTGACCTCCTCGATGGTGTGGCACATGGGCTTCTCGAGGTAGACGTCCTTGCCCTTGTCCATGGCCTCGAGCGCGATCTGCGCGTGCCAGTGGTCGGGCGTGGCGACGATGACGGCGTCGACGTCCTTGTCTTCGAGAATCTCGCGGTAGTCGAGCGTTCCCTTGCACTGGAAGCGCTCTTTGGCCAACGTCACGCGTTTCTGGTAGACGTCGCAGACGCCGGTGATCTGGCAGGCGTTCGGCTTCACCTGTTCGGCGTAGCGCTGGAAGCGCTCAGCGACGTAAAAGCCGCGGCCGCCGGCGCCGATGACGGCCACGTTGATGCGGTCGTTGGCGCCGATGACGCGGCCGGGGTTCAGCTTGTTGGCGGTCCTGGCTGTCGCGGATGAGGCGAGGAGCGCGGCGGCGCCGGCCACGAAGGCGCGGCGGTCGGTCTGATTCTGTGTCATGGATGATGCCACCTTGTCCGGGGAGTTCAGCTTCATTCTATCCGCACGGCGGCGCACGGCGCACCCGCTGTGATATGCTTGCGCGGGATTGCAGGAGGCCCGCATGGAGGAGTTTGCCGTTTCCTGGTGGCTCTGGGTCGTTCTCGGCATCG
This DNA window, taken from Bryobacteraceae bacterium, encodes the following:
- the atpD gene encoding ATP synthase subunit beta; amino-acid sequence: MSEATNTQVIGKVVQVAGPAVDIQFPEGQVPVIYTAVRITSEGFDTPFPIDVTAEVMQHLGEGRVRTVALQPTEGLVRGMKAVSLGEPITMPVGKQTLGRVLNVLGQPVDEMGPVLTEKRYPIHRPAPPFEEQSTTTEMFETGIKVIDLLEPYLRGGKIGLFGGAGVGKTVIIMELINNIAMQHGGVSVFAGVGERTREGNDLWLEMQESGVLDPTDWTKSKVALIYGQMTEPPGARLRVALSGLTVAEYFRDDEGQDVLLFIDNIFRFTQAGSEVSALLGRMPSAVGYQPNLATEMGELQERITSTKRGSITSVQAIYVPADDYTDPAPATTFAHLDATTQLSREIAAIGIYPAVDPLASTSRILDPLIVGEEHYTTAQRVKQILQRYKDLQDIIAILGMDELSEEDKLTVSRARKIQRFLSQPFHVAEQFTGFKGKYVKLADTIRGFKEICDGKHDDIPEQAFYMQGTIEDVLERAEQLKKAS
- a CDS encoding ATP synthase subunit gamma, which gives rise to MPSLIDIRRRIRSVKNTQQITRAMKMVASARLRRAQDRVINARPYARMASELLGDVVAAAGPELVEKLPLLAVRPERRVQLVLITADRGLAGAFNSNLIKAAQQFLAERPEQEVQLELVGRKGRDFFVKRPVKISGETTGISQSAGQTEAEQLGGKLIERFISGEADAVYLIYNEFKSVLSQRVTLKKILPIQMPQAGAAPREYIFEQPPMQMLEKLLPEFIVLQVLEAFLESAAAEQAARMTAMDAATTNAGEVINKLTLYMNRVRQASITREIIEVVSGASALE
- the atpA gene encoding ATP synthase subunit alpha, whose product is MAQIRADEIARVLREEIESYDKAVEVAETGYVVTVGDGIARVHGLDKVMAGELVELPHGVVGLAMNLEEDEVGVVLLGEPHVIKEGDEVRRTRRIMSVPVGEALIGRVVNALGEPIDDKGPIKTEHYGPVERLAPGVIDRKPVREPLQTGIKAIDALIPIGRGQRELIIGDRQTGKTAIAIDTIINQKGQDVICIYVAIGQKRSTVAQVVKTLTDYGAMDYTIVVAATASESAALQYIAPYAGCAMGEYFRDRGGHALCIYDDLSKQAAAYREISLLLRRPPGREAYPGDVFYLHSRLLERAAKLNEKLGGGSLTALPFIETQAGDVSAYIPTNVISITDGQIFLQTDLFNSNIRPAVDVGISVSRVGGNAQIKAMKQVAGSLRLDLAQYRALAAFAQFGSDLDKASQAQLNRGRRLTEILKQPQYHPLPVEKQVLILFAGVNGYLDDLPVEACQQFEAELYRYVDATHPEIPAEIREKKAISEDLKARIEKMMAEFKQRFKAEHKLQ
- the atpH gene encoding ATP synthase subunit delta, giving the protein MAELALANQYAKALLEVAQAEGGAAAAEAALDQISQFAALFRESRDLRTALLSPVVDHGHKMRVIARLCEAIGAGRPVRNFLNVVTKKRRLALLEQIRDRYQALLDEAEGIVRAEVRSALPVTEEQKKAIEEALARATGGQVRCGYAVDAGLVGGVAVRIGSSVFDGSVRGHLDALRRRLVSGS
- a CDS encoding oxidoreductase — encoded protein: MTQNQTDRRAFVAGAAALLASSATARTANKLNPGRVIGANDRINVAVIGAGGRGFYVAERFQRYAEQVKPNACQITGVCDVYQKRVTLAKERFQCKGTLDYREILEDKDVDAVIVATPDHWHAQIALEAMDKGKDVYLEKPMCHTIEEVKALINTVRETGRVVQVGSQTTSGDQWWKARKAIADGMIGKMIMSQGSYHRNSVEGEWNWKIDPAAGPEAKGDDYIDWKMWLGKAPRRPYDADRFFRFRKYWDYSGGIATDLFFHVMAPFNICWGEPQYPHRVAASGGIYVFKDEREVPDTFHMIAEYPKGFSVVLSSSMANSEHIPGTVRGHEGTIVMVEHGRFEGYAPFITVKPEKRVISAEYKEKFGEEPIKIEVENKDTMMAHIGNFLDCMRTRQKPTLDVETAARAQVVITMAVMSYRQGKVLYFDEKNFRVTDKPVRA